The genomic region ACTGCTGCTACGGTAGCACGCCGTTTTGACATTGACGGTTTCTGATTTTTATTCATTTCATCACCACCTCTGACCATATTTTTGCCAGATTGTGATATAGTTATACACCTTTTACGATTTCTGTCACTTCTTTTATCTCCGTTCCATTAAAAAAATATTTTAAAATATTTTTATAGCTTTTTTTCTTCTTTGCCATCTCATTTGCCGTATACTGGCTCATTCCGATCCCATGTCCGGTTCCTCTTGTTGTCACCCGCAATTTGCCGTTATAACGCTGCAGGGTAAAACAGCTGGATGCCAGGTTATATTTATTTCGGAATTCTTCCCCGCTGATGGTATTATCTCCCACACGGATCTTTAATACATATCCTACAGAATCTGTTTCCACTACCTCCACATCCATCGTCCCTATATCTTTTTCTCCCAATACAACCGTCTGTATCTCATCTTCTGCATTCACATCCTCCGGGCATTCCACAATCTTCAGATAAGGATACTCCTCCTTTCCAAGAACCTCTTTCGCATCCCTGGTATATCCATTACTCAGATTAAAAAATGGTGTCATCGCCAGACCGTCTTCATAGAATAGCACTTGTCCTGCCGTGGATTCCAGCGCATTTTTTAACTTGCGGTAATTTTCTGCATATCGCATCCCCCACGCCGACTTCATCTGTTTCTCGGTCCAGAATTCTTTCTCAAGCTTCTGTCCTTCCCCCGCATCCCGGATTGCCCGGTAGACTTCTGTCCGCACCAGGATTGCCTGGGCCTTCAATGCTTCTTCTTCATATTCTGCCGGCATGTCCCTCGCCAATATTCCAATGCAATATTTTTCCACCGGCATCTTCCCACCGCCCTTTACATCTATTGTCATCTCATCTACTTTCGATGCAGTTACAATCTTTGGACCATTTACAAATACGGTTACAATATACGGTAATAATATTATGATAAGCGCCCAGCAGGCTGCCTTTTTTATTTTTTCTCTATAATAATACCTTCTGTTCCACATAAAAAAAGCCCTCCCATACCTCAATGTATGAGAGAGCTTCTCTTATTATTCATATACAAAAGAACTTGCCACTGACAACTTCTCTTAATATTCTAATTCATCCTCATCGATC from Dorea longicatena harbors:
- a CDS encoding SpoIID/LytB domain-containing protein codes for the protein MWNRRYYYREKIKKAACWALIIILLPYIVTVFVNGPKIVTASKVDEMTIDVKGGGKMPVEKYCIGILARDMPAEYEEEALKAQAILVRTEVYRAIRDAGEGQKLEKEFWTEKQMKSAWGMRYAENYRKLKNALESTAGQVLFYEDGLAMTPFFNLSNGYTRDAKEVLGKEEYPYLKIVECPEDVNAEDEIQTVVLGEKDIGTMDVEVVETDSVGYVLKIRVGDNTISGEEFRNKYNLASSCFTLQRYNGKLRVTTRGTGHGIGMSQYTANEMAKKKKSYKNILKYFFNGTEIKEVTEIVKGV